One Shewanella sp. MR-4 DNA window includes the following coding sequences:
- the chrA gene encoding chromate efflux transporter, whose amino-acid sequence MLQIFLRFFSLGLMSFGGPAAHIGYFRQTFVNELAWLDDKRYASLVALSQFMPGPGSSQVGFAIGYHRGGLLGAIAAFAGFTLPSFVLMYLLAVTTAAWLGNEYMQGIIHGLKLLAVVVVADAVQVMFKQFCQRQAARLVMLGSAAAILIFPFLWTQIVLLILAALLGLSFLSASESEVQKSEPIRLNYLSLAIFIALFAGSFFAINLGAEAGIFGEFYRVGSLVFGGGHVVLPLLETAVGDTMSGDRFLTGYAFAQAVPGPMFTFATFLGAEMMLDNPFVGAAIATVAIFLPGFLLMLVGLKSWHAIAARPKIAGMLSGVNACVVGLLAAALYQPVFTQGVLSAVDMAVVLLGFGALKLFKPQMVLLVLGFSVCGIGLILLG is encoded by the coding sequence ATGCTGCAGATATTCTTACGTTTTTTTTCCCTTGGTCTAATGAGCTTTGGTGGACCAGCGGCGCATATTGGCTATTTTCGCCAAACCTTTGTCAATGAACTCGCTTGGCTCGATGATAAACGCTACGCCAGCTTGGTCGCTTTAAGCCAATTTATGCCGGGGCCAGGGTCGAGCCAAGTAGGATTTGCCATTGGTTACCATCGCGGTGGGCTTTTAGGCGCCATTGCGGCCTTTGCTGGATTTACCTTACCTTCCTTTGTGTTGATGTATCTGCTGGCCGTGACAACCGCGGCCTGGCTAGGTAATGAATATATGCAGGGCATCATCCATGGCTTAAAACTGCTGGCGGTCGTAGTGGTTGCAGATGCTGTGCAGGTGATGTTTAAGCAGTTTTGCCAACGTCAAGCCGCCCGTTTAGTTATGCTTGGCAGCGCCGCGGCGATTTTGATTTTTCCGTTTTTGTGGACCCAAATTGTATTGTTAATTCTTGCCGCTCTCTTAGGCTTATCATTTCTCAGTGCGAGTGAGAGCGAAGTGCAAAAGTCTGAACCCATTCGCTTGAATTACCTGAGCCTCGCTATATTTATCGCCTTGTTTGCGGGGAGTTTTTTTGCGATTAACCTCGGCGCCGAGGCGGGGATCTTTGGCGAATTCTACCGTGTCGGCAGCTTAGTCTTTGGTGGCGGCCATGTGGTGCTGCCACTGCTTGAAACTGCGGTGGGTGATACGATGAGCGGCGATCGTTTTCTCACCGGATACGCCTTTGCCCAAGCCGTGCCTGGGCCTATGTTTACCTTTGCCACCTTCCTTGGCGCCGAGATGATGCTAGACAATCCCTTTGTCGGTGCCGCCATTGCAACTGTAGCTATCTTTTTACCGGGATTTTTATTGATGTTGGTGGGGTTAAAAAGTTGGCACGCGATTGCCGCCAGACCCAAGATTGCTGGCATGCTCTCGGGCGTGAATGCTTGTGTGGTGGGATTATTGGCGGCGGCGCTGTATCAACCCGTGTTTACCCAAGGCGTGTTATCCGCGGTGGATATGGCCGTAGTACTGCTTGGTTTTGGTGCATTAAAGCTCTTTAAACCGCAGATGGTACTGCTGGTTCTTGGCTTTAGCGTATGCGGTATCGGATTGATATTGCTTGGGTAA
- the lysS gene encoding lysine--tRNA ligase: MTEQVQDENKLIAERRAKLESIRPNCSANAHPNTFRRTHKAAELQEKYGQNTKEELEALGFKTSIAGRIMAKRGPFLVIQDVSGRIQAYAEKGVQADLKDRYQGLDIGDIIGVTGQLHLSGKGDLYVNMEEYQLLTKALRPLPEKFHGLTDQETRYRQRYVDLIVNEESRQAFVMRSKVVAAIRNFMIKKEFMEVETPMMHVIPGGASARPFITHHNALDMPMYLRIAPELYLKRLVVGGFERVFEINRNFRNEGLSPRHNPEFTMMEFYMAYADYKDLMDLTEELLSSIAIELLGSAQMPYGEHTVDFGGPYARLSMLEAIQKYNPDNATIQAMTYEQVKDLEFMRELAISLGIKIEKFWTCGQLLEEIFGETAEWQLMQPTFITGYPADISPLARRNDDNHFITDRFEFFIGGREVANGFSELNDAEDQDSRFKAQVDAKDAGDDEAMFYDADYITALEHGLPPTAGQGIGIDRLVMLFTNTHTIRDVILFPAMRPQA, from the coding sequence ATGACTGAACAAGTACAAGATGAAAACAAACTGATTGCCGAGCGTCGTGCCAAGCTAGAAAGCATTCGCCCGAACTGCAGCGCTAATGCTCACCCTAATACTTTCCGTCGCACCCACAAAGCGGCTGAGTTGCAGGAAAAATACGGTCAAAACACTAAGGAAGAACTCGAAGCCTTAGGTTTTAAAACCAGCATCGCTGGCCGTATCATGGCAAAACGTGGCCCATTCCTGGTGATCCAAGACGTGTCTGGTCGTATCCAAGCTTACGCTGAAAAGGGCGTTCAAGCGGATCTGAAAGACCGTTACCAAGGTTTGGATATCGGTGACATCATCGGCGTAACGGGTCAGTTGCACTTGTCTGGTAAAGGCGATCTGTACGTGAACATGGAAGAGTATCAACTGCTGACTAAAGCACTGCGTCCTCTGCCAGAAAAATTCCACGGCCTGACCGACCAAGAAACTCGTTACCGCCAACGTTATGTGGACTTAATCGTTAACGAAGAATCTCGTCAAGCCTTCGTCATGCGTTCAAAAGTGGTTGCTGCTATCCGTAACTTCATGATCAAAAAAGAGTTCATGGAAGTTGAAACCCCAATGATGCACGTGATCCCAGGCGGCGCTTCAGCCCGTCCATTTATCACTCACCACAATGCGCTGGACATGCCAATGTACCTGCGTATCGCGCCAGAGTTATACCTCAAGCGTTTAGTGGTCGGTGGTTTTGAGCGTGTGTTCGAAATCAACCGTAACTTCCGTAACGAAGGTCTGTCGCCACGCCATAACCCAGAATTCACTATGATGGAATTCTATATGGCCTATGCAGACTACAAAGATCTGATGGACTTAACCGAAGAACTGTTAAGCTCAATCGCGATTGAACTGTTAGGTAGCGCGCAAATGCCATATGGCGAGCACACTGTTGATTTCGGTGGCCCATATGCCCGTTTAAGCATGTTAGAAGCGATTCAGAAATACAATCCTGACAACGCGACTATCCAAGCCATGACCTACGAGCAAGTGAAAGATCTTGAATTCATGCGTGAACTGGCGATCAGCCTAGGCATCAAGATCGAGAAGTTCTGGACCTGTGGTCAGCTATTAGAAGAAATCTTCGGTGAAACTGCTGAATGGCAGCTAATGCAACCGACTTTCATCACTGGCTACCCAGCGGATATTTCGCCACTGGCACGTCGTAACGATGACAATCACTTCATCACCGACCGTTTTGAATTCTTCATCGGTGGCCGTGAAGTGGCTAACGGTTTCAGCGAGTTAAACGATGCTGAAGATCAAGATAGCCGCTTTAAGGCGCAGGTTGATGCGAAAGACGCAGGTGACGATGAAGCCATGTTCTACGATGCAGACTACATCACTGCACTGGAACACGGTTTACCACCAACAGCGGGTCAAGGTATCGGTATCGACCGTTTAGTGATGCTATTCACTAACACTCATACTATCCGTGACGTGATCCTGTTCCCAGCGATGCGCCCACAGGCCTAA
- the prfB gene encoding peptide chain release factor 2 (programmed frameshift) yields MFEVNPVKFKIKELAERTQLLRGYLDYDAKHERLEEVSRELESSEVWNEPERAQALGKERASLEAVVKTIDDMDSGLEDVEGLLELAIEEEDEDTFNETTKELDYLESRLAELEFRRMFSGPQDASNCYLDIQSGSGGTEAQDWANMVLRMYLRWGEAHGFSPELMEVTDGDVAGIKGATIKFTGEYAFGWLRTETGVHRLVRKSPFDSSGRRHTSFCSVFVYPEIDDDITIDINPADLRIDVYRASGAGGQHVNRTESAVRITHLPTNTVVQCQNDRSQHKNKDSAMKQLKAKLFELEMHKQNAEKQAAEDAKSDIGWGSQIRSYVLDDSRIKDLRTSVETRNTQAVLDGDLDKFIEASLKSGL; encoded by the exons ATGTTTGAAGTTAATCCAGTAAAATTCAAAATTAAGGAGCTTGCCGAGCGTACGCAGCTTCTTAGGGGGTATCTT GACTACGATGCTAAGCATGAGCGTCTAGAAGAAGTCAGCCGTGAACTTGAAAGTTCTGAGGTGTGGAACGAGCCAGAACGTGCTCAAGCCCTAGGTAAAGAGCGCGCCAGCCTCGAAGCCGTCGTAAAAACTATCGATGATATGGACTCAGGTCTAGAAGACGTTGAAGGTCTGCTAGAGCTTGCCATCGAAGAAGAAGACGAAGACACCTTCAATGAAACCACCAAAGAGCTGGATTATTTAGAGAGCCGTTTGGCCGAACTCGAATTCCGCCGTATGTTCTCTGGTCCACAGGACGCCTCAAACTGTTACTTAGACATTCAGTCGGGCAGTGGTGGTACCGAGGCGCAAGACTGGGCCAACATGGTACTGCGTATGTATCTGCGTTGGGGCGAAGCCCACGGATTCAGCCCTGAGCTGATGGAAGTGACCGACGGTGACGTGGCCGGCATTAAGGGCGCGACCATTAAATTTACCGGTGAGTATGCCTTCGGTTGGTTACGTACCGAAACTGGCGTGCACCGTTTAGTGCGTAAATCGCCATTCGACTCATCGGGTCGTCGCCATACCTCTTTCTGCTCGGTATTCGTTTACCCAGAGATTGATGACGATATCACCATCGATATCAATCCTGCTGACTTACGTATCGACGTATACCGCGCCTCGGGTGCGGGTGGTCAGCACGTTAACCGAACCGAATCTGCGGTACGTATTACCCACTTACCGACTAACACGGTAGTGCAGTGCCAGAACGACCGTTCACAGCACAAGAACAAAGATTCGGCGATGAAACAGTTAAAAGCCAAACTGTTCGAATTAGAAATGCATAAGCAAAATGCGGAAAAACAAGCCGCCGAAGATGCCAAATCTGACATCGGTTGGGGCAGCCAGATCCGTTCTTATGTATTGGATGATTCCCGTATTAAAGACTTACGCACTAGCGTGGAGACGCGCAATACCCAAGCGGTACTCGATGGCGATCTGGACAAGTTTATCGAAGCCAGTTTGAAATCAGGGCTGTAA
- the fdhF gene encoding formate dehydrogenase subunit alpha, protein MIELRIDNQIVTAEPNDNLLRAASKAGIAIPSLCDPTDATRQLGAAPHADKQDCNLCLVQIENTDASLRCVKACETPAEAGMKVITQSAYLTKQRQAALSTILSDHFADCEAPCQQACPAGVDVQSYLYHIAQGDHSQAIKVIKDTLPLPLSIGRVCPAFCETECRRGLVDDPIAIRQLKRHAADLDLADDEQGGSYQPPRLADTGKKIAIIGAGPAGLSAGYYLSNQGHSVEIFEAMPKAGGWLRYGIPEYRLPKAILDKEIELLCRNGLTIHTDTRLGHEIHLAQLVADFDAVCLAIGAQKAVPMNYKGSELAGCYLGVGFLKEHCLDKQLKLGKKVAVIGGGNTAIDCARTAVREGCDVTLIYRRTRAEMPAEAYEVHEAEVEGVKFHFLTNPIENHSDANGQVEAVTFSKMALGEADASGRRAPVDTGETFTEAFDTVIAAVSQAPDLSFMQDPMGQLSHGELALSRWNTLIGCEQTMSSGVEKLFVMGDARRGPATAVAAIGDGRKAAIAIDKMLKIGLSCDLHAHEFNSVKTIPSALIPNALKQTETSSKAGSTHYPHTPRQPRLKMPELTALQRLLNYSEVELGFPADAAMQEAARCLECACQANTDCKLRDYATDYGVEAKSLATENARHFSVDKSAPFIQFDANRCISCGKCVDVCQQQSGHCAIQFSQDSYQALPQEMTQHMERRAPRVGFSASMADSLCVQCGNCVQVCPTGALVDARDKRQGDSTELKTASTICTYCGVGCRLDLKIDSNANRIRHIEGNKDSVVNQGMLCVKGRFGFDFIHSDKRLTTPLIRKNGELQPSSWPEAIAYVAKRLTEIKQKDGSNALASLASAKATNEDNFVLQKFVRSVLGTNNIDHCARLCHSSTVTGLQQSIGSGAMTNDIPSIKDSDVIFILGSDTTCAHPIIASKIQQAVMQHGARLLVADPKRVGIAEKAELYVAHRPGTDVMLLNAIMAEIIRNDWQDKDYIAERTEGIVALYAELSKEDYSLENAALITGVKAEDIARLARTIGTAQKTAVYYAMGITQHTTGHDNVTAISNLQLLCGNIGVSGAGINPLRGQSNVQGACDMGALPNYFTGYQKVTDIHARMRFEDHWQTPLSEEIGVTATHMMHDIAKGNIKALYVMGENPVLSDPDQAHVLNALSKVEFLVVQDIFLTETAELAHVVLPAAAFVEKRGHFTNTERRVQRLEQALASPGEALPDWQIVQAVANAMGANWDYANEEAIWCEINELTPQYRGIRWDRLSANAEGQISQGIQWPCPDETHPGTPIMHQSQFTRGLGLFTPVSYRLPAEMPCNEYPLTLSTGRLLEQFHTGTLTRKTPGLDLLGAPKVMISVYDAEQLGIHNGDKLRLTTRRGEIEIDAFVTKRAQAGVLFLPFHFVEAAANKLTINALDPVAYIPEYKVCAVRAEKVTTSVSEPA, encoded by the coding sequence ATGATAGAACTTCGAATCGATAATCAGATAGTCACGGCCGAGCCGAACGATAACCTACTTCGGGCAGCCAGTAAGGCTGGCATAGCAATTCCGAGTCTGTGCGATCCAACAGACGCCACACGGCAATTGGGCGCGGCTCCCCATGCCGATAAACAGGACTGCAACCTCTGCTTAGTGCAAATCGAAAATACCGATGCCAGCCTGCGCTGCGTTAAAGCCTGTGAAACGCCCGCCGAAGCGGGCATGAAGGTCATCACCCAATCGGCATATTTAACCAAACAGCGCCAAGCTGCATTGAGCACAATTTTAAGTGACCACTTTGCCGATTGTGAGGCGCCTTGCCAACAGGCCTGCCCCGCGGGTGTCGATGTGCAAAGTTACCTGTACCACATTGCCCAAGGCGACCATAGCCAAGCCATTAAAGTCATTAAAGATACCCTGCCGCTGCCGCTGTCGATTGGCCGAGTCTGCCCCGCGTTTTGCGAGACTGAATGCCGCCGCGGCCTCGTCGATGACCCCATTGCTATTCGTCAACTCAAGCGCCACGCCGCCGATTTAGACTTGGCCGACGATGAACAAGGTGGCAGTTATCAACCACCACGCCTCGCAGATACGGGCAAAAAAATTGCCATTATTGGCGCGGGCCCCGCAGGCTTAAGTGCCGGTTATTACCTGTCAAACCAAGGGCATAGTGTTGAGATTTTTGAAGCCATGCCCAAGGCGGGCGGCTGGCTGCGCTACGGGATCCCCGAATACCGTTTACCCAAGGCAATTCTCGATAAAGAAATAGAGCTGCTATGCCGCAATGGGTTAACCATTCATACGGATACTCGCCTCGGCCATGAAATTCATTTAGCCCAACTGGTCGCCGATTTCGATGCGGTGTGCCTTGCCATCGGCGCCCAAAAGGCGGTGCCGATGAACTACAAAGGCTCAGAACTTGCGGGCTGTTACCTGGGGGTGGGTTTTCTTAAGGAACATTGCCTCGACAAACAATTGAAGTTGGGCAAAAAAGTCGCCGTGATTGGTGGTGGCAACACCGCCATCGACTGCGCCCGCACCGCCGTGCGCGAAGGCTGCGATGTCACCTTAATCTACCGCCGTACCCGCGCCGAAATGCCCGCCGAAGCCTACGAAGTACATGAGGCCGAAGTTGAAGGCGTCAAATTCCATTTCTTAACCAATCCCATTGAAAATCATAGCGATGCCAATGGACAGGTAGAAGCTGTCACCTTCAGCAAAATGGCACTCGGCGAAGCCGATGCCTCGGGCAGACGCGCGCCCGTGGACACGGGGGAAACCTTTACCGAGGCCTTCGATACCGTTATCGCCGCCGTATCCCAAGCGCCAGATCTGAGTTTTATGCAAGATCCTATGGGGCAACTCAGCCATGGCGAGCTGGCGCTGAGCCGCTGGAACACCCTGATAGGCTGCGAGCAAACCATGTCATCGGGTGTAGAAAAACTGTTTGTGATGGGCGATGCCCGCAGAGGTCCTGCCACCGCCGTAGCCGCCATTGGCGATGGCCGTAAAGCGGCAATCGCTATTGATAAGATGCTAAAAATCGGCCTTAGCTGCGATTTACATGCCCATGAGTTTAACTCGGTCAAAACCATACCAAGCGCCCTCATTCCAAACGCTCTTAAGCAAACCGAAACAAGCTCAAAAGCAGGGTCAACGCATTATCCCCATACGCCGCGTCAGCCCCGCTTGAAGATGCCCGAACTCACGGCGCTGCAACGGCTACTGAATTACAGTGAAGTCGAGTTAGGTTTTCCCGCAGATGCCGCCATGCAAGAGGCGGCGCGCTGTCTCGAGTGCGCCTGTCAGGCCAATACTGACTGTAAGCTTAGGGATTACGCCACGGATTATGGTGTCGAGGCCAAAAGCTTAGCCACTGAAAATGCACGGCATTTCAGTGTTGATAAGAGCGCACCCTTTATTCAATTCGATGCTAATCGCTGTATTAGCTGCGGTAAATGCGTCGATGTGTGTCAACAGCAGAGTGGCCACTGCGCGATTCAATTTAGCCAAGATTCCTATCAGGCGCTGCCGCAGGAAATGACTCAACACATGGAGCGCCGCGCGCCGAGAGTCGGCTTTAGTGCGAGCATGGCCGATAGCCTCTGTGTGCAATGTGGTAACTGTGTACAGGTTTGTCCGACGGGCGCACTGGTCGATGCCCGAGATAAACGCCAAGGCGATAGCACAGAATTAAAAACTGCCTCGACGATTTGTACTTACTGCGGCGTTGGCTGTCGCCTCGACCTTAAAATCGACTCCAACGCCAATCGCATTCGTCATATCGAAGGCAATAAGGACTCGGTCGTTAACCAAGGCATGCTGTGTGTTAAGGGACGTTTTGGCTTCGATTTTATTCACAGCGACAAACGTCTCACTACGCCACTAATACGTAAAAACGGTGAGCTGCAACCGAGTAGTTGGCCCGAAGCCATTGCCTATGTGGCAAAACGCTTAACCGAGATAAAACAAAAAGATGGCAGCAATGCTCTCGCCAGTCTCGCCTCGGCCAAGGCCACCAACGAAGATAACTTTGTGCTGCAAAAGTTTGTTCGCAGTGTTCTTGGCACCAACAATATTGATCACTGCGCCCGCCTATGCCACTCATCGACGGTAACGGGTTTGCAGCAGAGTATTGGTAGCGGTGCCATGACCAATGATATTCCGAGCATCAAGGACTCGGACGTCATCTTTATCTTAGGCTCAGACACCACCTGCGCCCATCCGATTATCGCCTCTAAAATTCAACAGGCAGTGATGCAGCACGGCGCGCGTTTGCTGGTTGCCGATCCGAAGCGGGTTGGCATTGCCGAAAAGGCCGAGCTGTATGTCGCCCACAGACCGGGGACGGATGTGATGCTGCTCAACGCCATTATGGCAGAAATTATTCGTAACGATTGGCAGGATAAAGACTATATCGCCGAGCGTACCGAAGGCATTGTGGCCCTCTATGCGGAGTTATCCAAGGAGGATTACTCCCTCGAAAACGCAGCACTCATCACGGGCGTAAAAGCCGAAGACATTGCCCGCCTCGCGCGCACCATAGGCACGGCGCAAAAGACCGCGGTTTATTACGCCATGGGTATCACTCAGCATACGACTGGGCACGATAACGTCACGGCTATCTCTAATTTGCAGCTACTTTGCGGCAATATTGGTGTGTCAGGCGCGGGGATTAACCCACTTCGCGGCCAGAGTAATGTCCAAGGTGCCTGCGACATGGGCGCGCTACCCAACTATTTTACCGGTTACCAAAAGGTCACGGATATTCATGCCAGAATGCGCTTTGAAGACCACTGGCAAACGCCGTTATCGGAGGAGATTGGCGTCACCGCAACCCATATGATGCATGATATTGCCAAGGGCAACATTAAAGCCTTGTATGTGATGGGTGAGAATCCCGTGCTCAGCGACCCCGACCAAGCCCATGTACTTAATGCCTTGAGCAAAGTCGAGTTTTTGGTGGTGCAGGATATCTTTTTAACCGAGACGGCCGAGCTTGCCCATGTGGTCTTGCCCGCCGCCGCATTCGTGGAAAAACGCGGTCACTTTACCAATACCGAGCGTCGGGTGCAGCGACTCGAGCAAGCGCTCGCCTCACCGGGTGAAGCCTTACCCGATTGGCAGATAGTGCAGGCCGTCGCTAATGCCATGGGCGCTAACTGGGATTATGCCAACGAAGAAGCCATTTGGTGCGAGATCAACGAACTTACTCCGCAGTATCGCGGTATTCGCTGGGACAGATTAAGTGCCAATGCCGAAGGTCAAATCTCTCAAGGGATTCAATGGCCCTGTCCAGATGAAACCCATCCCGGGACGCCGATTATGCACCAAAGCCAATTCACTCGAGGCTTAGGCTTATTTACCCCCGTTAGTTATCGCCTGCCTGCAGAGATGCCCTGCAACGAGTATCCGCTGACGCTATCGACGGGGCGGCTATTGGAGCAATTCCACACGGGCACACTCACCCGTAAAACACCAGGGCTGGATCTACTCGGCGCGCCTAAGGTGATGATTTCTGTCTATGATGCGGAGCAACTGGGGATCCATAACGGCGATAAACTTCGCCTTACCACCCGCCGCGGAGAGATTGAAATCGATGCCTTTGTGACTAAACGCGCCCAAGCGGGCGTGCTGTTCCTGCCGTTCCATTTTGTGGAGGCCGCAGCGAATAAGCTCACGATCAATGCCTTAGATCCTGTGGCTTATATTCCCGAATATAAGGTCTGCGCGGTCAGGGCTGAAAAGGTGACAACAAGCGTGAGTGAACCAGCCTAA
- a CDS encoding methyl-accepting chemotaxis protein yields the protein MSNLSLRNKLLLLSLFPLILTLFVLMTVSYYVEQESLAEEVVTFRTKLVGERKQQIKEATEIAAGIVKYQLSLKENGNVNQALRDIRFGSAGYFFMYDSQGKNIFHALMPNLEGQNKIDMTDPRGTKIIVGLLDAAKRGDGNFSYYYQKPNTNEQIEKISYVMMVPGTDWMLGTGAYIDDIEAVVEDYRQTVTEQMDEKSFMILLIALALTGITAFIIMMAAHRMVVPIKHMADNLNDIAKGEGDLTKRLSVKGADEIAQLGQAFNLFVDKLQNIIGDVANATAKVKSAANAIHDQTKVMSRQLLSHNNETDQVVTAITEMSSTASEVAQNTTQVAEATHAATGDVANAQRCVDASLEEIAGLMAQINNAAGSIKSLSEQSQKINSVLSVIGGIAEQTNLLALNAAIEAARAGEQGRGFAVVADEVRNLASRTQASTLEINEMLSELHKLVALAVKTMDESQQSCVRSVDSSRAISESLGSVTSAVTAINDMSTQIATAATEQSSVTEEINRNVYAIQEIVNELLHSSEDAAKVSQTVSQEGVNLGKLVGQFKI from the coding sequence ATGTCGAATTTAAGCCTGCGTAATAAATTACTGCTGTTATCTTTGTTTCCCCTCATTTTGACCCTATTTGTGCTCATGACCGTCTCCTACTATGTGGAACAGGAATCCCTCGCGGAAGAAGTGGTGACCTTTAGGACTAAGCTGGTGGGCGAACGTAAACAACAAATTAAAGAAGCTACCGAAATTGCCGCCGGAATCGTGAAATACCAACTGTCTCTCAAGGAAAATGGCAATGTAAATCAAGCCCTGCGTGATATTCGTTTTGGCAGCGCGGGTTACTTCTTTATGTATGACTCACAAGGGAAAAATATTTTCCACGCTCTGATGCCAAACTTAGAGGGGCAAAACAAAATCGATATGACTGACCCCCGTGGCACTAAGATCATTGTCGGTTTGCTGGATGCGGCAAAACGGGGAGACGGTAACTTTTCCTACTATTATCAAAAGCCTAATACTAATGAACAAATTGAGAAGATAAGCTATGTGATGATGGTTCCTGGCACCGACTGGATGTTAGGTACTGGAGCTTATATCGACGATATCGAAGCGGTTGTCGAGGATTATCGCCAAACCGTAACTGAGCAGATGGACGAAAAATCTTTCATGATCTTATTGATCGCCCTTGCGCTCACAGGGATCACGGCCTTTATCATCATGATGGCAGCCCATCGTATGGTCGTACCGATTAAACACATGGCGGATAATCTTAATGATATTGCCAAGGGGGAAGGGGACTTAACCAAACGCTTAAGTGTTAAGGGAGCAGATGAGATTGCCCAATTAGGTCAAGCCTTTAACTTGTTCGTCGATAAGCTGCAAAACATTATCGGCGATGTAGCGAATGCGACGGCGAAAGTAAAATCCGCCGCCAACGCGATTCACGACCAAACCAAAGTGATGTCAAGGCAGCTACTTAGCCACAACAACGAAACAGACCAAGTGGTGACGGCCATTACCGAGATGTCGTCTACTGCGAGTGAAGTGGCGCAAAATACCACTCAAGTGGCCGAGGCGACCCACGCGGCGACGGGTGATGTAGCCAATGCTCAGCGCTGCGTCGATGCCTCACTCGAAGAGATTGCAGGTCTTATGGCGCAAATCAATAATGCCGCTGGCAGCATTAAATCCTTAAGTGAGCAATCGCAAAAGATTAACAGTGTCTTGTCGGTAATCGGTGGCATTGCCGAGCAAACCAACCTGCTGGCCCTCAACGCGGCGATTGAAGCAGCCCGCGCCGGTGAACAGGGTCGAGGCTTTGCCGTGGTGGCCGATGAAGTGCGTAATCTTGCCAGCCGTACTCAGGCAAGTACCTTAGAAATCAACGAAATGCTTTCAGAACTCCACAAGCTGGTGGCCTTAGCGGTAAAAACCATGGATGAAAGCCAACAGAGCTGCGTGCGCTCGGTGGATTCTTCCCGCGCTATTTCGGAAAGCTTAGGCTCAGTGACATCGGCGGTGACTGCGATTAACGATATGAGTACCCAAATTGCGACGGCGGCGACCGAGCAAAGTTCAGTGACCGAAGAAATCAACCGTAACGTTTATGCCATCCAAGAAATCGTTAACGAGCTGCTGCACTCCAGTGAAGATGCGGCCAAGGTGAGTCAAACCGTGTCTCAGGAAGGGGTTAACCTGGGTAAATTGGTGGGACAGTTTAAGATTTAA
- the pbpG gene encoding D-alanyl-D-alanine endopeptidase, translated as MKIPSLLGSFILVCSSLTVAATAHSADSASVTTKSTATAKKAPAKQQEVAANSALVVDLKTNEILYSSNPDAVRPIASVTKLMTAMVTLDAKLPMDEKLAININDTKEMRGVYSRVRIGSEISRKDMLLLTLMSSENRAAASLAHHYPGGHKAFIKAMNAKAKALGMKNTRYVEPTGLSEKNVSSARDLVVLLKASEGYPMLGQLSSTEKKTVTFGKPKYSLDFRNTNRLVYKDNWNIHLTKTGFTNEAGHCLVMRTEMAKRQVAFVVLDAYGKYTHMADANRLRNWLETGKVTPIPAEAKQYKKQRSQQQFAKVSET; from the coding sequence ATGAAGATCCCTTCTCTGCTTGGTAGTTTTATCTTGGTATGCAGCAGTTTAACTGTTGCCGCGACAGCGCATTCTGCCGATTCGGCCTCTGTCACTACAAAAAGCACCGCCACGGCGAAAAAAGCCCCTGCAAAACAGCAGGAAGTGGCCGCCAATAGTGCGCTGGTGGTGGATCTAAAAACCAACGAAATTCTCTATTCCAGTAATCCCGATGCCGTAAGGCCTATTGCCTCTGTGACTAAGCTGATGACCGCCATGGTGACCTTAGATGCTAAGTTGCCTATGGATGAAAAGCTTGCCATCAATATCAATGACACTAAGGAAATGCGCGGTGTCTACTCTCGAGTGCGTATCGGCAGTGAAATTAGCCGTAAAGATATGTTATTGCTGACATTAATGTCATCAGAAAACCGTGCTGCAGCGAGTCTTGCCCACCATTATCCCGGTGGTCATAAGGCCTTTATTAAGGCGATGAACGCTAAGGCAAAAGCCCTAGGTATGAAGAATACTCGTTATGTGGAGCCGACTGGGCTGTCAGAGAAAAACGTTTCGAGTGCCCGCGATCTGGTGGTGTTACTCAAGGCCAGCGAAGGCTATCCCATGTTAGGTCAGTTAAGCTCGACCGAAAAGAAAACCGTCACCTTTGGCAAACCTAAGTACAGCCTCGACTTTAGAAACACTAACCGTTTGGTTTACAAAGATAACTGGAACATTCACCTCACTAAAACTGGCTTTACCAATGAAGCAGGCCATTGTTTAGTGATGCGTACCGAAATGGCTAAACGCCAAGTGGCCTTTGTGGTGCTCGATGCCTATGGTAAATACACCCATATGGCGGATGCTAACCGTTTACGTAACTGGTTAGAAACAGGAAAAGTGACTCCTATCCCTGCCGAAGCTAAGCAGTATAAAAAGCAGCGCAGCCAACAGCAGTTTGCCAAAGTCAGCGAGACCTAA